A single genomic interval of Terriglobus albidus harbors:
- a CDS encoding LysR family transcriptional regulator, with amino-acid sequence MEFHQLRYVCAIAETGSFSRAAEHCQVAQPSLSQQVLKLEDDLGAKLFDRLGRSVRLTEAGRAFVPHARSILNQMEAARATVADKSADIRGSVAVGVIPTIAPFLMPRHTAAFAKRYPEANLRIVEEMTPVLVESLRNLSIDIAVLALPLRHKDLELFPLHTEPLFAVLPKDHPRAGAKSLSLKELRGESFVMLRDGHCFRDLSIAACTHAHVTPRIAFESGQFSSLVGMVAAGVGISLLPEMAIDRNPGCRYVRVSDARATRTVVAAILRGRSFNRIQQAFLAGIQK; translated from the coding sequence ATGGAATTTCATCAGTTGCGCTACGTCTGCGCCATTGCTGAAACAGGCAGTTTCAGCCGCGCCGCAGAGCACTGTCAAGTCGCACAGCCATCGCTCTCACAGCAGGTGCTTAAGCTCGAGGACGATCTGGGGGCAAAGCTTTTTGACCGGCTGGGACGGAGTGTCCGCTTAACGGAGGCCGGCCGTGCGTTCGTGCCTCACGCCCGCTCTATCCTCAACCAGATGGAGGCGGCTCGAGCGACCGTGGCTGATAAATCTGCTGACATTCGCGGCAGCGTCGCTGTCGGTGTCATCCCGACGATCGCACCCTTCCTGATGCCGCGCCATACGGCTGCCTTTGCGAAAAGATACCCTGAAGCCAATCTGCGCATTGTGGAAGAGATGACACCCGTACTGGTGGAGAGCCTGCGGAATCTCTCGATCGATATCGCGGTTCTAGCCCTGCCGCTCCGTCATAAGGATCTGGAGCTCTTCCCCCTCCACACCGAACCGCTCTTCGCCGTGCTGCCGAAGGATCATCCTCGCGCAGGAGCGAAATCACTCTCTCTCAAGGAGCTACGTGGAGAGTCCTTTGTTATGTTGCGCGACGGCCATTGCTTCCGCGATCTGAGTATTGCCGCATGCACACATGCTCACGTCACACCACGTATCGCCTTCGAGAGCGGCCAGTTCAGCAGCCTTGTCGGAATGGTTGCTGCCGGCGTCGGGATCTCGCTCCTTCCGGAGATGGCCATTGACCGCAACCCCGGATGCCGCTACGTCCGCGTCAGTGACGCGCGCGCTACCCGCACTGTCGTTGCCGCCATTCTGCGCGGGCGTAGTTTTAACCGCATTCAGCAGGCATTTCTCGCAGGGATCCAAAAGTAA
- a CDS encoding outer membrane beta-barrel protein — MNRVKCAVIFALMSNVFAMAQATEAGQAIARHQITVQGSGVFTRKVTVQGVTYKPTSSGGGTVGYRFNFSRFLGAEVEYDFFRNTQKFETSSTSLSLRTNVHAATGSAVINLPNPLTKRFKSYAMVGGGVLLFDPRDTTFIPRQTANAIMFGGGVDIPITRQLAIRAQAKNFLYKAPDFSLGISRPDKFSQMMVPSVGLVFQF, encoded by the coding sequence ATGAACCGAGTGAAATGTGCCGTGATCTTTGCACTGATGTCGAATGTGTTTGCCATGGCGCAGGCGACGGAAGCAGGACAGGCCATCGCAAGACATCAGATCACGGTACAGGGAAGTGGCGTATTCACGCGGAAGGTGACCGTACAGGGAGTGACCTATAAACCGACCTCATCCGGCGGTGGCACGGTTGGCTACCGCTTTAACTTCAGCAGGTTTCTAGGAGCAGAGGTGGAATACGACTTCTTCCGGAACACACAGAAATTTGAGACGTCGAGTACGTCGTTGTCGCTAAGGACCAATGTCCATGCCGCAACTGGTTCGGCCGTTATCAATCTGCCCAATCCACTCACGAAGCGATTCAAATCTTACGCGATGGTAGGAGGCGGCGTTCTCTTGTTCGATCCACGGGACACCACATTCATTCCCAGGCAGACGGCGAACGCCATCATGTTTGGAGGCGGAGTCGATATCCCCATTACCCGTCAACTTGCGATCCGTGCCCAGGCAAAGAACTTTCTATATAAGGCTCCGGACTTCTCTTTAGGAATATCGCGTCCGGATAAGTTCTCCCAGATGATGGTGCCATCCGTAGGTCTTGTATTCCAGTTCTAA
- a CDS encoding diguanylate cyclase, with amino-acid sequence MERQLTNPKVPIILILVAAFGSVCFSIGAGFFLYRNTQNLVTARTWVEHTQEVLLSIQQTSQLVERLDAEMAFYGATQHNDSLKAAQADSVRLQNLVVNLRDLISDNRKEDQNVQALAKEAEILHIALSGLDLGRARQLAMRCQQTLSLMTEQENQLLRERMQASRDRAQISIASQVGVLLLSILVLAALFSLMVRDVLIRARIAREWAVTTQQLEETNHELERTMGSLERHSHDATVLGAYRDELQLCASIMQVYRAASVRLPQLLPQTKGALCIINNSRHTLETVASWGDPAPSLSEVFPPDSCCGLRGGRMRWRIPGESEIDCTHFIGLSPARYVCVPLVAQGDTLGIVFVEFSDVASLKSVQEREEVLHQLVQLTAMAHASLELRSKLENQSIRDALTGLFNRYFMQVALDRELARATRRKSTLAVFMIDVDHFKSFNDRFSHAAGDTVLREVANVLQKTIRSEDIACRYGGEEFTVILPETTEESALERADNLRMAVEALRTLVDEGLHTEITISIGIALFPAHGNTSETLLRQADAALYRAKNEGRNRACIVTDGATYTV; translated from the coding sequence ATGGAAAGGCAGCTCACCAATCCGAAGGTGCCGATCATTCTGATCCTTGTTGCGGCCTTCGGATCTGTCTGTTTCAGCATTGGCGCCGGTTTCTTTCTTTATCGCAACACGCAGAATCTTGTTACTGCACGGACCTGGGTTGAACACACCCAGGAAGTCCTGCTCTCCATTCAGCAGACCTCACAACTGGTCGAACGCCTGGATGCGGAGATGGCCTTTTATGGCGCGACCCAGCATAATGACAGCCTGAAAGCTGCGCAGGCAGACAGCGTCCGCCTGCAAAACCTGGTGGTCAATCTGCGCGACCTTATCTCCGATAATCGCAAGGAGGACCAGAACGTCCAAGCCCTCGCCAAGGAAGCGGAGATCCTGCACATTGCGCTTAGCGGCCTGGATCTAGGCCGGGCGAGACAACTGGCCATGCGGTGCCAGCAGACGCTTTCGCTCATGACGGAGCAGGAGAATCAGCTCCTCCGCGAACGAATGCAGGCCTCCCGAGACCGGGCACAGATCTCCATTGCGAGTCAGGTTGGGGTCCTCCTTCTCTCGATCCTGGTCCTGGCAGCGCTGTTCAGCCTGATGGTTCGCGATGTTCTCATTCGCGCTCGTATCGCGAGGGAGTGGGCCGTTACAACCCAGCAGCTCGAAGAGACGAACCACGAACTGGAACGCACGATGGGATCACTGGAACGTCATTCCCACGATGCCACCGTGCTCGGAGCCTACCGTGATGAGTTGCAGCTCTGCGCTTCGATCATGCAGGTGTATCGTGCCGCCTCTGTCCGGCTTCCGCAACTGCTGCCTCAGACCAAAGGGGCGCTGTGCATCATCAACAACTCTCGTCACACGCTCGAAACGGTCGCCTCCTGGGGCGATCCCGCGCCATCACTCTCCGAAGTCTTTCCTCCGGACTCATGCTGTGGTTTGAGAGGCGGACGAATGCGCTGGAGAATTCCGGGAGAGTCAGAGATCGACTGCACCCACTTCATCGGGCTCTCGCCTGCGCGTTATGTATGCGTTCCACTCGTCGCCCAGGGAGACACGCTCGGCATTGTGTTTGTTGAATTCTCCGATGTCGCTTCGCTCAAAAGTGTTCAGGAACGCGAAGAGGTGCTTCATCAACTGGTACAGCTGACAGCCATGGCGCACGCCTCTCTGGAACTGAGAAGCAAGCTTGAAAATCAGTCGATCCGCGATGCCCTGACCGGCCTCTTCAATCGGTACTTCATGCAGGTCGCTCTCGATCGCGAACTCGCCCGGGCCACCCGGCGCAAGAGCACGCTCGCCGTCTTCATGATCGACGTCGACCACTTCAAGAGCTTCAACGACCGTTTCAGTCATGCCGCCGGCGACACCGTCCTTCGGGAGGTCGCCAACGTACTTCAGAAAACAATAAGGAGCGAAGACATCGCATGCCGCTACGGCGGCGAAGAGTTTACTGTCATTCTCCCGGAGACCACAGAGGAGTCGGCACTGGAGCGAGCTGACAACCTTCGCATGGCCGTCGAAGCGCTCCGGACCCTGGTCGATGAGGGACTCCATACAGAGATCACCATCTCCATCGGCATTGCCCTCTTCCCCGCACACGGCAACACTTCAGAGACACTCTTACGACAGGCCGATGCGGCTCTCTACCGGGCGAAGAATGAAGGTAGAAACCGTGCCTGCATCGTCACCGACGGGGCCACCTATACCGTTTAA
- a CDS encoding TIM-barrel domain-containing protein produces MLVRRQSPVRDLVRGCRWAAGAAVLLAALAGSAEAQYVLHRNEATVVVEPYAANIVRVSLSLRQQDAVAQAGYGVLARPQTEGWTQRQGVDGDHFQSQALDIQVMPAAEKGPESGTHADIAKFFNGSAPGVGLHIATADGRSLVDLRGWGMAVPNYKDGTAWLSADRRPSDPPFFTVSASFSAAADEHDYGMGQNQEGYLDRRGHVLRCAHDYNAPGGQSVCVPFVVTNKGYGLIWDNPSRTTASFGFNDQNTFLSEVGQRVSFFIIAGDYDAQYKGYRLLTGDTPMPPKSAFGYIQSKQRYTSQQELLEAARGYRERHLPIDDLVIDWFHYTKMGQMDMDPAKWPDPVAMNRELHRMHFQTMISVWPRFVPESRYYNTLMQKGWLMHQADGTPTNGLPYDRAGSDIDTTNPEAAQWYWNTVRENYVTKGFDAFWADETEPDLPPNGSYFHVGPGTQFFNVYPLFHTAAFYDGMRKDMPGRALILSRDSYLGAQHNGGIFWSSDISPSWDVLRRQIPTGLNFVASGMPYWSTDIGGWQYLPQSHKPEHPPLLDPSDARENVGGFDDYPELYTRWFEYGTFQPNMRAHGSRLHNEVWSYGKQAEPILEKYLRLRYELMPYLYSLGWQSHLTGAPFMRGLFLDFGNDPNVADLGDEYMFGPALLVAPVTEQGATTRSVYLPAGTSWYNFWTNECLQGGQRVTVAAPIDTIPVFVRAGSILPLGSAVESTQDKQTIAAIKVYAGADGHFTLYDDDGTTYAYEGGKHHVAELHWDNRAQRLSSSDTSIPVDPAKGVVQVVHP; encoded by the coding sequence GTGTTGGTTCGCAGACAGAGTCCGGTTCGAGACCTTGTACGAGGCTGCCGCTGGGCAGCCGGAGCAGCCGTGTTGCTGGCCGCGTTGGCCGGAAGCGCGGAAGCACAGTATGTTCTGCACCGCAATGAGGCCACAGTGGTGGTTGAGCCCTACGCGGCGAACATTGTCCGCGTCAGCTTGAGTCTGAGGCAGCAAGATGCGGTGGCTCAGGCGGGCTATGGCGTTCTGGCTCGCCCGCAGACAGAGGGGTGGACACAACGGCAGGGAGTAGACGGAGACCACTTCCAATCCCAGGCACTGGATATTCAGGTCATGCCTGCCGCTGAGAAAGGGCCGGAATCTGGAACGCATGCAGACATTGCGAAGTTTTTCAACGGATCGGCCCCAGGGGTAGGGCTGCATATTGCCACGGCGGACGGTCGCTCGCTGGTCGACCTGAGGGGCTGGGGCATGGCCGTCCCGAACTACAAGGACGGAACGGCATGGCTCAGCGCGGATCGCAGACCTTCCGATCCTCCCTTCTTTACCGTGAGCGCCAGCTTCAGCGCCGCTGCCGACGAGCACGACTACGGCATGGGGCAAAACCAGGAGGGCTACCTCGACCGCCGAGGCCATGTGCTTCGTTGTGCGCATGACTACAACGCTCCCGGCGGGCAGAGCGTCTGTGTCCCGTTCGTCGTTACGAACAAAGGATATGGGCTGATCTGGGATAACCCGTCACGCACCACCGCTAGTTTTGGCTTCAATGACCAGAACACCTTCCTGAGCGAAGTTGGCCAGCGGGTGAGCTTCTTCATCATCGCCGGCGACTATGACGCGCAATACAAGGGCTATCGGCTGTTGACCGGCGATACACCCATGCCTCCGAAGTCGGCATTCGGATACATCCAGTCGAAACAGCGATACACCAGCCAGCAGGAGTTGTTGGAGGCAGCCAGGGGATACCGTGAGCGGCATCTGCCAATCGACGACCTGGTCATCGACTGGTTCCACTACACAAAGATGGGGCAGATGGATATGGATCCGGCGAAGTGGCCGGATCCGGTGGCGATGAACCGTGAACTGCACCGCATGCACTTCCAGACGATGATCAGCGTCTGGCCAAGGTTCGTTCCCGAGAGCCGCTATTACAACACGCTGATGCAGAAGGGATGGCTGATGCATCAGGCCGACGGAACCCCGACGAACGGCTTGCCCTACGATCGCGCCGGATCGGACATCGACACTACGAATCCAGAGGCGGCGCAGTGGTACTGGAACACTGTGCGAGAGAACTATGTCACCAAGGGCTTCGACGCCTTCTGGGCAGACGAAACCGAACCCGACCTTCCGCCAAACGGCAGCTACTTCCATGTCGGGCCGGGAACGCAGTTCTTCAACGTGTATCCGTTGTTTCATACTGCCGCCTTCTACGACGGTATGCGCAAAGATATGCCGGGGCGAGCTCTGATCCTTTCTCGCGACAGCTATCTTGGCGCGCAGCATAACGGCGGCATCTTCTGGTCGAGCGATATCTCCCCGAGCTGGGATGTCCTGCGCCGCCAGATCCCGACCGGCCTGAACTTCGTTGCTAGCGGCATGCCGTATTGGTCTACCGATATCGGCGGATGGCAGTACCTTCCGCAGTCGCATAAACCGGAGCATCCACCGCTGCTCGACCCGAGCGATGCACGCGAGAACGTTGGCGGGTTCGATGACTATCCGGAGCTGTACACCCGCTGGTTCGAGTACGGAACCTTCCAGCCCAACATGCGCGCGCATGGATCGCGTCTGCATAACGAGGTATGGAGCTATGGCAAGCAGGCGGAACCGATTCTCGAAAAATACCTTCGGCTGCGTTACGAGCTGATGCCGTATTTGTATTCGCTGGGATGGCAGTCACATCTGACCGGCGCGCCTTTCATGCGCGGTCTGTTCCTCGACTTCGGTAACGATCCGAATGTTGCTGACCTGGGGGATGAATACATGTTTGGCCCCGCGCTGCTGGTGGCTCCGGTGACAGAGCAGGGAGCGACGACGCGCAGCGTGTATCTGCCGGCGGGAACTTCCTGGTACAACTTCTGGACCAATGAGTGTCTGCAGGGCGGTCAGCGGGTGACGGTGGCTGCGCCGATCGACACTATTCCTGTTTTTGTGCGTGCGGGATCGATTCTTCCGCTGGGTTCCGCGGTGGAGAGCACGCAGGACAAGCAGACCATCGCGGCCATCAAGGTCTATGCCGGAGCAGATGGCCACTTCACCCTCTATGACGACGATGGCACGACCTATGCCTATGAGGGCGGAAAGCACCATGTGGCCGAGTTGCATTGGGACAACCGTGCACAACGATTGAGTTCCAGCGATACGTCGATTCCAGTTGATCCGGCGAAGGGCGTCGTGCAGGTGGTGCATCCATGA
- a CDS encoding PP2C family protein-serine/threonine phosphatase yields the protein MFQPDPQLARSEVLRIFNHAQIYLFLGAAISSVGVVSSLFALLRRRFDPLLLWFALLALLYGGRLWMRYQLLLQLDLRPPVFWRIYTAVGFLVPIPAFFFFRELNLLGRAGRIACNIVWPIASMLALAGLIFGSQQIFWNINNGFVAIALLLVSIALIRADSEKDDIRLVRRGLLLFSGCALYGNVSELFGRHDNIEPFGFVVLLACLGIVAGRRALGKEQQLSIIQKELEIAQRIQLSLLPVSFPISKRFQVAARYVPMTSVAGDFYEYVVASDDEAGLLIADVSGHGVPAALIASMVELAITTQHENARTPAELLTGMNDVLCGNTQNQFVTAGYVYLSAAERELRYAAAAHPPMLLLRQGATIEIEENGLMLAAFEFAKYQTVSVPIQPGDRFVLYTDGILEAEDAAKTEFGKDRLCGLIRDTAGQTCAEAADHIIASIRHWSPNQNDDLTVLICDYVG from the coding sequence ATGTTTCAGCCCGATCCGCAACTCGCGAGAAGTGAAGTATTGCGAATCTTCAACCACGCCCAGATCTACCTCTTTCTGGGAGCGGCCATCAGCAGCGTCGGGGTGGTATCGAGCTTATTCGCATTATTGCGCCGCCGGTTTGATCCCTTACTTCTATGGTTTGCGCTGCTTGCCCTGCTTTATGGCGGCCGCCTCTGGATGAGATATCAGCTTCTATTGCAACTGGACCTGCGGCCTCCTGTCTTTTGGAGAATTTATACAGCGGTCGGGTTTCTGGTTCCTATTCCCGCGTTTTTCTTTTTCCGCGAATTGAATCTGCTTGGGCGGGCTGGACGAATCGCATGCAACATTGTGTGGCCAATTGCCTCAATGCTTGCTCTTGCAGGCTTGATCTTCGGTTCTCAGCAGATCTTTTGGAACATCAATAATGGGTTTGTTGCCATTGCACTCCTGCTCGTTTCTATCGCGCTCATCCGTGCAGACTCAGAGAAAGACGACATTCGTCTCGTTCGCCGCGGACTTTTACTCTTTAGCGGCTGCGCGCTCTACGGTAATGTGAGCGAGTTGTTCGGACGGCATGACAACATAGAGCCCTTCGGCTTTGTAGTATTACTTGCCTGCCTCGGTATCGTTGCAGGTCGCAGAGCCCTTGGAAAAGAACAGCAGCTATCTATTATCCAGAAAGAGCTTGAGATCGCCCAGCGAATCCAACTCTCATTGCTGCCCGTTTCCTTTCCTATCTCCAAAAGATTTCAGGTCGCCGCCCGGTACGTTCCTATGACCTCTGTCGCCGGTGACTTCTACGAGTACGTGGTTGCAAGTGACGACGAGGCCGGCCTACTGATTGCTGACGTGTCGGGACATGGTGTTCCCGCGGCGCTGATCGCATCCATGGTTGAACTCGCTATAACGACGCAACATGAGAATGCACGCACTCCGGCGGAGCTTCTAACCGGTATGAATGATGTTCTTTGCGGGAATACTCAGAACCAGTTCGTTACAGCGGGATATGTCTACCTTAGTGCGGCGGAACGGGAACTGCGATATGCTGCCGCGGCTCATCCTCCAATGCTTCTTCTTCGACAGGGTGCGACGATCGAAATTGAAGAGAATGGGCTTATGCTGGCAGCTTTCGAGTTCGCGAAGTATCAGACCGTGAGTGTCCCGATTCAGCCGGGAGACCGTTTCGTCCTGTACACCGATGGGATTCTGGAAGCGGAAGATGCTGCGAAGACAGAGTTCGGCAAGGACCGGCTTTGCGGATTGATCCGCGATACCGCAGGTCAAACCTGTGCTGAAGCGGCAGACCACATCATTGCGTCGATCCGGCACTGGTCTCCTAACCAGAATGACGACCTTACGGTCCTGATTTGTGATTACGTTGGCTGA
- the katG gene encoding catalase/peroxidase HPI, with product MATEAKCPFHHGSSPGTTNREWWPNQLNLNLLHQHSSLSDPMGEDFNYAEEFKSLDYPALKKDLLALMTDSQDWWPADFGHYGPLFIRMAWHSAGTYRTGDGRGGGGRGQQRFAPLNSWPDNVNLDRARRLLWPIKQKYGRKISWADLMILAGNVALESMGFKTFGFAGGRADVWEPDLDVNWGLETTWLGTDKRYSGERDLANPFGATTMGLIYVNPEGPEGKPDPVAAARDIRETFGRMAMNDEETVALIAGGHTFGKTHGAAPSHHQGREPEGAPIEEQGLGWTSAYATGIAGDAITSGLEVTWTKTPTKWSNDFFEHLFKFEWELTKSPGGANQWKPKGDAGNGTVPDAHDSSKSHAPAMLTTDLSLRLDPVYEKISRHFYENPAAFADAFARAWFKLTHRDMGPRARYLGPEVPAEELIWQDPVPAVDHVLVDEQDVAALKQKVLASGLSIPELVSTAWASASTFRGSDKRGGANGARIRLAPQKDWAVNQPQQLSKVLKVLEGIQGEFNSSQAGGKKISLADLIVLAGNAGVEQAARNAGINVTVPFAAGRADASQEQTDVASVAVLEPVADGFRSYTNGSGIPAEVALLDKAQLLTLTAPEMTVLVGGMRALNANFGQTAYGVFTERPEALTNDFFINLLDMGTVWKSTSDANDVFEGRDRKTGKVRWTATRADLIFGSNAQLRALSEVYGSEDAHGKFVQDFVGVWNKVMNLDRFDLA from the coding sequence ATGGCAACCGAAGCAAAGTGCCCCTTTCATCACGGTAGCAGCCCCGGGACAACCAATCGTGAGTGGTGGCCGAACCAGTTGAACCTGAATCTGCTGCATCAGCACTCGTCTCTGTCCGATCCCATGGGCGAGGATTTCAACTATGCTGAGGAGTTCAAAAGCCTGGACTATCCTGCGCTTAAGAAAGATCTTCTTGCGCTGATGACGGACTCGCAGGACTGGTGGCCAGCCGACTTCGGTCACTACGGCCCGTTGTTCATTCGCATGGCATGGCACAGCGCAGGCACCTATCGTACCGGAGACGGTCGTGGCGGCGGCGGCAGGGGCCAGCAGCGCTTCGCTCCCCTCAATAGCTGGCCTGACAACGTCAACCTTGATCGAGCTCGCCGTCTGCTGTGGCCGATCAAGCAGAAATATGGCAGGAAGATCTCCTGGGCTGACCTGATGATTCTTGCAGGTAACGTCGCTCTTGAGTCCATGGGATTCAAGACCTTCGGCTTCGCAGGTGGACGAGCGGATGTATGGGAGCCGGATCTCGACGTCAACTGGGGACTGGAAACGACCTGGCTGGGCACGGACAAGCGTTATTCCGGAGAACGCGATCTCGCCAACCCTTTCGGCGCAACGACCATGGGCTTGATCTACGTCAACCCCGAAGGACCAGAGGGCAAGCCCGACCCAGTCGCTGCTGCGCGTGACATCCGCGAGACCTTCGGCCGTATGGCGATGAACGATGAAGAGACGGTCGCTTTGATCGCAGGCGGTCACACCTTCGGAAAGACCCACGGCGCGGCTCCGTCTCACCATCAGGGGCGCGAGCCGGAAGGCGCTCCGATCGAAGAGCAGGGTTTGGGTTGGACAAGCGCCTACGCCACTGGCATTGCCGGCGACGCGATTACCAGCGGCCTGGAAGTGACGTGGACCAAAACACCCACGAAGTGGAGCAATGATTTCTTTGAGCACCTCTTCAAGTTCGAGTGGGAACTGACCAAGAGCCCCGGCGGCGCCAACCAGTGGAAGCCAAAGGGAGATGCGGGGAACGGCACAGTGCCGGATGCCCACGACTCGTCCAAGAGCCATGCACCGGCGATGCTGACCACTGATCTTTCTCTGCGCTTAGATCCGGTTTACGAGAAGATCTCGCGCCACTTTTACGAGAATCCGGCTGCGTTTGCTGATGCGTTTGCACGTGCTTGGTTCAAACTGACCCATCGTGACATGGGACCACGGGCGCGCTATCTCGGTCCGGAGGTTCCGGCGGAAGAGCTGATCTGGCAGGATCCCGTCCCAGCGGTGGATCACGTGCTGGTGGATGAGCAGGATGTCGCAGCTCTCAAGCAGAAGGTGCTGGCTTCGGGTCTGTCGATCCCGGAACTGGTCTCCACAGCCTGGGCTTCGGCATCTACCTTCCGTGGCTCCGATAAGCGTGGCGGTGCGAACGGTGCGCGAATTCGTCTTGCTCCGCAGAAAGACTGGGCAGTGAATCAGCCGCAGCAACTGTCGAAGGTCCTGAAGGTGCTCGAAGGCATTCAGGGCGAGTTCAATAGCTCACAGGCCGGCGGCAAAAAGATCTCGCTTGCGGATCTCATCGTGCTGGCTGGGAATGCAGGTGTTGAGCAGGCCGCAAGAAATGCGGGGATTAACGTCACCGTACCTTTCGCAGCGGGACGAGCGGACGCTTCTCAGGAGCAGACGGATGTGGCGTCTGTCGCAGTGCTGGAACCAGTTGCGGATGGCTTCCGTTCCTACACCAATGGCAGTGGCATTCCGGCCGAGGTCGCTCTGCTGGATAAGGCACAGTTGCTGACGCTGACTGCGCCGGAGATGACGGTGCTGGTCGGAGGCATGCGCGCTCTGAATGCTAACTTCGGACAGACTGCGTACGGCGTCTTCACTGAGCGGCCGGAGGCGCTGACCAACGACTTCTTCATCAACCTGCTTGATATGGGAACGGTGTGGAAGTCGACCTCAGACGCCAACGACGTCTTCGAAGGACGCGACCGTAAGACCGGAAAGGTCCGGTGGACAGCAACACGCGCCGACCTCATCTTCGGTTCCAACGCTCAGCTCCGGGCTCTGTCTGAGGTCTATGGCAGCGAAGATGCACATGGGAAGTTTGTTCAGGACTTCGTCGGAGTCTGGAACAAGGTGATGAACCTCGATCGTTTCGACCTGGCGTAA